From the Nitrobacter hamburgensis X14 genome, one window contains:
- a CDS encoding tetratricopeptide repeat protein, with amino-acid sequence MVWTTAAGSWSQARACARRLWRGRIPALGVALLVLAVAFPDTSRAQAVKGEASFAAANGFARLVLKLDDDVDSEVTVAGTILVIHFKRPVDIPVDKLSDAVPDYVGSARRDPDGSAIRLALARKVSVNTMTAGERVFIDLMPDGWKGPPPGLPQEVVRELAERARAAERALREQRTLEAAKKRPPVRVRASVQPTFVRYVFELPDGAGVSSVLNEQKLALLFKPALTFDLADAKLVAPANVASIAQKVEGDGSRIDVKLIGDVDVHSFREEKNYIVDIGFRQADNQPVLPVPLASSEAQPAESGARKQASAAAAPGKSAGIPPPTSQTIAEQAGLTVKPAASQVKSPDVKSPDGKSASAATTSEPAPAVAAPVAAVQPPAEKPAAAAAEAPPAPMPPAPMPKVAASEAVPAKDTPARDSPVKPDPAKVAASKPAASPAPSADGIANDAVTLNAVRRSDGLRLTFGFSQPTPAALFRRADTVWLVFDSDKPIDISAIRKEGGSLITDVDRRPVDNGQAIRIRLTRPQLASLSAGDPDGSAPVAPGRRWEVRFADAVQKPLRALTAQRNVVDRIHASVTIPLAGTGRLHRIVDPDSGGALMVVTALPPAQGFVRHQEFVEFSLRESTHGVVIGPKADDIAVEIAPDKVTVTRPGGLTLSAANAGPERGATAARPIFDVEEWRKDSEANFFQRLDKLVDVASTAGDDDARTAARIDLARFYMARGFYHEAKAVLDLALSEQNPGQEDPVLLIVHSVASSLTNYTAAARRDLANPVIGANYDSQLWKALALARQHKWAEAREKFKNAQFAISALPIDLQRLIVADAMRASLEVGDYSGTAARSGDLDVIGVPDEMKPAITVMRGRLSEALGRDKDALAQYKEAMASPDREAAAEAQIHDIALRQKRNEIKPEEALRDLETLSVMWRGDRLEVQTLKMLMALYTDAGRYAEALAVSRTATKLEPDSAVSRQIQDDASALFSQLFLSSRGDNLPPVDALAMFYDYRDLTPIGRRGDEMIRRLADRLVGVDLLDQAGDLLQYQVDHRLEGAARAQVAARLAMVYLMNRKPDRAIAALRTTRIADLAGELRQQRLLLEARAESDIGRRDLALDIISNLTGREAIRLRSDIYWASRRWREASEQIELYYGERWRDFKPLTSNEKGDIIRAVIGYALADDALGLGRFREKYAPLMSGTADKLAFDTASKPASDNSAEFEQIARMAAKVDTLDGFLREMKSRFPDMTARAPLPPEVAKADSAPTGALPQIVGLKQVEASR; translated from the coding sequence ATGGTGTGGACGACTGCCGCTGGAAGTTGGTCGCAAGCGCGTGCCTGCGCGCGCCGGCTTTGGCGCGGCCGTATTCCGGCGCTCGGCGTTGCGTTGTTGGTGCTCGCTGTGGCGTTTCCCGATACCAGCCGCGCGCAGGCCGTCAAGGGCGAGGCGAGCTTTGCGGCGGCGAACGGTTTTGCCCGTCTCGTCCTCAAGCTCGACGACGACGTCGATTCCGAGGTGACGGTCGCGGGCACCATCCTTGTGATCCACTTCAAGCGGCCGGTCGATATTCCCGTCGACAAGCTGTCGGACGCGGTGCCGGACTATGTCGGCTCGGCGCGCCGCGATCCCGACGGTTCGGCCATTCGTCTGGCGCTGGCGCGCAAGGTCAGCGTCAACACGATGACGGCCGGCGAGCGCGTGTTCATCGATCTGATGCCCGATGGCTGGAAGGGGCCGCCGCCGGGATTGCCGCAGGAGGTGGTTCGCGAACTGGCGGAGCGCGCCCGCGCCGCGGAGCGCGCCTTGCGCGAACAGCGTACCCTGGAAGCGGCGAAGAAGCGTCCGCCGGTTCGCGTGCGCGCTTCGGTGCAGCCGACCTTCGTGCGTTACGTTTTCGAACTGCCCGACGGCGCCGGCGTGTCTTCCGTCCTCAACGAGCAGAAGCTCGCGTTGTTGTTCAAGCCGGCGCTGACGTTCGACCTCGCCGACGCGAAGCTGGTGGCGCCGGCCAACGTCGCCTCGATCGCACAGAAGGTCGAGGGTGACGGCTCGCGGATCGACGTCAAGCTGATCGGCGATGTCGATGTGCATTCGTTCCGCGAGGAGAAGAACTACATCGTCGATATCGGTTTCCGGCAGGCCGACAACCAGCCGGTGTTGCCGGTGCCGCTTGCATCGTCCGAAGCGCAACCGGCGGAATCGGGGGCGAGGAAGCAGGCCAGCGCCGCTGCCGCGCCCGGCAAGTCCGCCGGGATTCCGCCGCCGACCTCGCAGACGATTGCCGAGCAGGCCGGGTTGACGGTCAAGCCCGCCGCATCCCAGGTCAAATCCCCTGACGTCAAATCTCCTGACGGCAAATCGGCGTCGGCGGCGACAACATCCGAACCGGCGCCGGCCGTCGCCGCACCCGTTGCGGCGGTTCAGCCTCCGGCCGAAAAGCCTGCTGCTGCCGCCGCCGAAGCGCCGCCCGCGCCCATGCCGCCCGCGCCAATGCCGAAGGTCGCCGCTTCGGAGGCGGTACCGGCAAAGGATACACCGGCCAGGGATAGTCCCGTCAAGCCGGACCCCGCAAAGGTCGCGGCGTCAAAACCTGCGGCGTCGCCGGCGCCATCGGCGGACGGGATCGCCAATGACGCCGTGACCCTCAACGCGGTCAGGCGCAGCGACGGCCTGCGCCTGACGTTCGGCTTCAGCCAGCCGACGCCGGCGGCGCTGTTTCGCCGGGCCGATACGGTGTGGCTGGTGTTCGACTCGGACAAGCCGATCGACATCAGTGCGATCCGGAAGGAGGGTGGATCGCTCATCACCGACGTCGACCGCCGCCCCGTGGACAACGGACAGGCGATCCGCATCCGCCTGACCCGTCCGCAACTGGCCTCGCTCTCGGCCGGCGATCCCGACGGCTCGGCACCCGTCGCGCCGGGCCGGCGCTGGGAGGTGAGGTTCGCCGATGCCGTGCAGAAGCCGTTGCGCGCGCTGACCGCGCAGCGGAATGTCGTCGATCGCATCCATGCGAGCGTCACCATACCGCTCGCGGGCACCGGCAGGCTGCACCGGATCGTCGATCCCGACTCCGGCGGCGCCCTGATGGTCGTCACCGCGCTACCGCCGGCGCAGGGTTTTGTCAGGCACCAGGAGTTCGTCGAGTTCTCGCTGCGCGAGTCGACCCATGGCGTGGTGATCGGGCCGAAGGCCGACGATATCGCCGTCGAGATAGCACCCGACAAGGTCACGGTGACCCGGCCCGGCGGTCTCACCTTGTCGGCGGCCAATGCCGGGCCCGAGCGCGGCGCGACCGCGGCACGGCCGATCTTCGATGTCGAGGAGTGGCGGAAGGACAGCGAGGCAAATTTCTTCCAGCGGCTCGACAAGCTGGTCGACGTGGCGTCGACGGCGGGTGACGACGACGCACGGACCGCGGCGCGGATCGATCTCGCCCGGTTCTACATGGCGCGCGGCTTCTATCACGAAGCCAAGGCGGTTCTCGACCTCGCGCTGTCCGAACAGAACCCCGGACAGGAAGATCCGGTTCTGCTGATCGTTCACTCGGTAGCGAGTTCGCTGACGAATTATACGGCGGCGGCGAGGCGGGATCTCGCCAATCCGGTGATTGGCGCCAACTACGATTCCCAGCTCTGGAAGGCGCTTGCGCTGGCGCGGCAGCACAAGTGGGCCGAGGCGCGGGAGAAGTTCAAGAACGCCCAGTTCGCGATCTCCGCGTTGCCGATCGATTTGCAGCGCCTGATCGTCGCCGATGCGATGCGGGCGTCGCTTGAGGTCGGGGACTATTCCGGCACAGCGGCGCGCAGCGGCGATCTCGACGTCATCGGCGTTCCCGACGAGATGAAGCCCGCCATTACGGTCATGCGCGGACGGCTGTCGGAAGCGCTCGGGCGCGACAAGGACGCGCTTGCCCAATACAAGGAGGCGATGGCCTCGCCGGACCGTGAAGCCGCGGCTGAGGCGCAGATTCACGACATCGCGTTGCGACAGAAGCGCAACGAGATCAAGCCGGAGGAGGCGCTGCGCGATCTCGAAACGCTGTCGGTGATGTGGCGCGGCGACCGGCTGGAGGTGCAGACGCTGAAAATGCTGATGGCGCTCTACACCGACGCCGGCCGCTATGCCGAGGCGCTGGCGGTCTCAAGGACCGCCACCAAACTGGAACCGGACTCCGCGGTGTCGCGCCAAATTCAGGACGACGCGTCGGCGCTGTTCTCCCAGCTCTTCCTCAGTTCCAGAGGTGACAATCTTCCGCCGGTCGATGCGCTCGCGATGTTCTATGACTATCGCGATCTGACGCCGATCGGTCGCCGTGGCGACGAAATGATCCGCCGGCTCGCTGATCGCCTGGTCGGCGTCGATCTGCTCGATCAGGCGGGCGACCTCCTGCAATACCAGGTCGATCATCGGCTGGAGGGCGCGGCGCGGGCGCAGGTCGCCGCGCGGCTTGCGATGGTCTATCTGATGAACCGTAAGCCGGACCGGGCGATAGCTGCACTTCGCACCACGCGGATCGCCGACCTCGCCGGCGAATTACGCCAGCAACGTTTGCTGCTCGAAGCGCGCGCGGAGAGCGACATCGGCCGCCGCGATCTCGCCCTCGACATCATCTCCAATCTCACCGGGCGCGAGGCGATCCGCCTGCGCTCGGATATCTACTGGGCGTCGCGGCGCTGGCGCGAGGCGTCCGAACAGATCGAGCTCTATTACGGCGAGCGCTGGCGCGACTTCAAACCGCTCACCTCGAATGAGAAGGGTGACATCATCCGCGCCGTGATCGGCTATGCGCTCGCCGACGATGCGCTGGGGCTTGGGCGCTTCCGCGAAAAATATGCGCCGCTGATGAGCGGCACCGCCGACAAGCTCGCCTTCGATACCGCGAGCAAGCCCGCCTCGGATAACAGCGCCGAGTTCGAGCAGATCGCCAGGATGGCGGCGAAGGTCGATACGCTCGACGGTTTCCTGCGCGAGATGAAATCGCGCTTTCCCGACATGACGGCGAGGGCGCCGCTGCCGCCGGAAGTGGCGAAGGCGGATTCCGCTCCCACGGGCGCGCTGCCGCAGATCGTGGGACTAAAGCAGGTCGAGGCATCGCGCTGA
- the fliP gene encoding flagellar type III secretion system pore protein FliP (The bacterial flagellar biogenesis protein FliP forms a type III secretion system (T3SS)-type pore required for flagellar assembly.): MRPAAHPRRVLFVLVLIAAGSLADPAFAQDISINLGGAGNGGVTERAIQLIALLTVLSIAPSILIMMTSFTRIVVVLSLLRTALGTATAPPNSVIIALAMFLTAFVMGPTLQKSYDDGIKPLVANQITVEEALQRASVPLRGFMQKNVREQDLKLFIDLSGEPPPATPADLSLRILMPAFMISELKRAFEIGFLLFLPFLIIDLVVASVLMSMGMMMLPPVVVSLPFKLIFFVLVDGWSLVAGSLVQSYGS; encoded by the coding sequence GTGAGGCCGGCGGCCCACCCGCGTAGAGTTTTATTCGTTCTCGTTCTGATAGCCGCCGGGTCGCTCGCCGACCCGGCGTTTGCGCAGGATATCAGCATCAACCTCGGCGGCGCCGGCAACGGCGGCGTGACCGAACGCGCGATTCAGTTGATTGCGCTGCTGACGGTGTTGTCGATCGCACCGTCGATCCTGATCATGATGACGTCGTTCACGCGCATCGTGGTGGTGCTGTCGCTGCTGCGCACCGCGCTCGGCACCGCAACCGCGCCACCTAACTCCGTCATCATCGCGCTCGCGATGTTCCTCACCGCCTTCGTGATGGGACCGACGCTGCAGAAATCCTATGACGACGGCATCAAGCCGCTGGTCGCCAACCAGATCACCGTCGAGGAAGCGCTGCAGCGCGCTTCGGTTCCGCTGCGCGGTTTCATGCAGAAGAACGTGCGCGAACAGGACCTCAAGCTGTTCATCGATCTGTCCGGCGAGCCGCCGCCGGCGACGCCCGCCGACCTGTCGCTGCGCATCCTGATGCCGGCCTTCATGATCTCGGAACTGAAGCGCGCCTTCGAGATCGGATTCCTGCTGTTCCTGCCGTTCCTTATCATCGACCTCGTGGTGGCATCGGTTTTGATGTCGATGGGCATGATGATGCTGCCGCCGGTCGTGGTGTCGCTGCCGTTCAAGCTGATCTTCTTCGTGCTGGTGGACGGCTGGTCGCTGGTGGCAGGCAGCCTGGTGCAGAGCTATGGGAGTTGA
- a CDS encoding flagellar biosynthetic protein FliO produces MQAVTFVIAFIVVLALIAGSAWLVRRFAGNRLGTNANRGRMPRLAVIDAAAIDGRRRLVLVRRDNVEHLLMIGGPSDIVVEPNIVRATPGRDQLPQRPSSGSELSPSRLPPLAETGWTESDSPHSDPLDHPEPQMPEPPRPVRPPPFADAVRRPAAAERRSDPLAGFTPEPMSRTDIRGTRPARSEPVMPTRPPVRPVEPTLASPPRAAERPTPPPVSTPAAPPPPAPNADQNLAEMAQRLEAALRRPTGDGKAAAAPPVSLEPPSRPRSEETSAATAPRSEPPVAPPGPKSGFEHLEDEMASLLGRSKSPS; encoded by the coding sequence ATGCAGGCAGTCACATTCGTCATCGCATTTATTGTGGTCCTGGCGCTAATCGCCGGGTCCGCCTGGCTGGTGCGGCGATTCGCGGGAAACCGTCTCGGCACCAACGCCAATCGGGGACGAATGCCCCGTCTGGCGGTGATCGACGCCGCCGCAATCGACGGACGCCGGCGGCTGGTCCTGGTGCGCCGCGACAACGTCGAGCACCTGCTGATGATCGGCGGCCCATCCGACATCGTCGTGGAGCCCAACATCGTCCGCGCCACGCCCGGACGCGATCAATTGCCGCAACGTCCGTCGTCCGGCAGCGAGTTGTCGCCGTCGCGCCTGCCGCCGCTGGCCGAAACCGGCTGGACCGAGTCCGACAGCCCCCACTCCGATCCGCTCGATCATCCCGAACCTCAGATGCCGGAGCCGCCGCGACCGGTCCGCCCGCCTCCCTTCGCCGATGCCGTGCGCCGTCCGGCCGCTGCCGAGCGCCGCAGCGATCCCTTGGCCGGCTTCACGCCCGAACCAATGAGCCGGACCGATATTCGCGGCACCCGTCCGGCGCGCAGCGAGCCGGTGATGCCGACGCGGCCACCCGTTCGTCCGGTCGAACCGACGCTCGCATCGCCTCCGCGTGCGGCCGAACGGCCGACGCCCCCGCCGGTGTCGACGCCCGCCGCACCACCTCCGCCTGCGCCCAACGCGGATCAAAATCTCGCCGAGATGGCGCAACGCCTCGAGGCCGCACTCCGTCGTCCGACCGGCGACGGCAAGGCCGCTGCCGCGCCGCCGGTCTCCCTCGAACCGCCGTCCCGCCCGCGGAGCGAGGAAACGTCGGCCGCCACCGCACCGCGCAGCGAGCCGCCGGTCGCGCCGCCCGGTCCGAAATCCGGGTTCGAGCACCTTGAAGACGAGATGGCGTCTCTGCTCGGACGCTCTAAGTCGCCTTCGTGA
- the flgB gene encoding flagellar basal body rod protein FlgB: MPIHDISALAALRTRMQWHQERQRVLAENIANSDTPNFKPRDLVEPKFDAQGGNASGGATLAMMRTTSGQTIAGSGPASNFDQNRHAGFQTRPAGNAVNLEDQMLKVSANQMDYAAATSLYSRSLRLLKMAVGKA; this comes from the coding sequence GTGCCCATCCACGATATTTCCGCGCTCGCCGCGCTCCGCACCCGGATGCAGTGGCATCAGGAGCGCCAGCGCGTTCTCGCCGAAAACATCGCCAACTCCGACACGCCGAACTTCAAGCCGCGCGATCTCGTCGAGCCGAAGTTCGACGCGCAGGGCGGCAATGCCTCGGGCGGTGCGACGCTGGCGATGATGCGCACCACGTCGGGCCAGACCATCGCCGGCTCCGGCCCGGCCTCGAACTTCGACCAGAATCGTCATGCCGGTTTTCAGACCCGTCCGGCAGGGAACGCTGTCAACCTCGAGGATCAGATGCTCAAGGTATCGGCCAACCAGATGGACTACGCCGCCGCAACCTCGCTCTACAGCCGCAGCCTGCGACTGTTGAAAATGGCTGTCGGCAAGGCGTGA
- the flgC gene encoding flagellar basal body rod protein FlgC, protein MADNGADFMRSMSIATSGLRAQAGRMRVISENIANADSTAQVPGGDPYRRKVPTFSSALDRALDAKVVSLGRVKPDMSTFRIKHEPSNPAADASGNVKYPNVNSLVEMTDMRDAQRSYEANLNIISATRRMIQRTLDILKS, encoded by the coding sequence ATGGCAGACAACGGCGCCGACTTCATGCGATCGATGAGCATCGCGACCTCCGGTCTGCGGGCGCAGGCCGGGCGGATGCGGGTGATCTCGGAAAACATCGCCAACGCCGATTCCACCGCGCAAGTACCGGGCGGCGATCCCTACCGCCGCAAGGTGCCGACCTTTTCATCGGCTCTCGATCGCGCGCTCGATGCGAAAGTGGTGTCGCTCGGCCGGGTGAAGCCCGACATGTCGACGTTCCGCATCAAGCACGAGCCGAGCAATCCGGCCGCCGACGCCAGCGGCAACGTCAAATATCCCAACGTCAATTCGCTGGTCGAAATGACCGACATGCGTGACGCGCAGCGGTCCTACGAGGCCAACCTCAACATCATCAGCGCAACGCGCCGGATGATCCAGCGCACGCTCGATATCCTCAAGTCCTGA
- the fliE gene encoding flagellar hook-basal body complex protein FliE has protein sequence MASPTVAANAYASLAKMMDSGTAAGKASEGGGPSFSSVLKDALGSVMEAGRKSDAQTVAMASGKANVMDVVTAVADTDVAVSTLVSVRDRVIQSYEDIMRMPI, from the coding sequence ATGGCATCGCCCACCGTCGCAGCAAACGCCTATGCGAGCCTCGCGAAGATGATGGATTCCGGCACCGCCGCCGGCAAGGCGTCGGAGGGCGGCGGCCCGTCGTTCAGTTCGGTGTTGAAGGATGCGCTCGGCAGCGTGATGGAAGCCGGGCGGAAGTCCGATGCGCAGACCGTGGCGATGGCGTCGGGCAAGGCCAATGTGATGGATGTGGTGACGGCGGTGGCGGATACCGACGTCGCGGTGTCGACGCTGGTGTCGGTGCGCGACCGCGTCATCCAGTCCTACGAAGACATCATGAGGATGCCGATCTGA
- the fliQ gene encoding flagellar biosynthesis protein FliQ, which yields MTGAETLDVARDAIWTIVLVSGPLLGVGLIVGVVISLVQALTQIQEQTLVFVPKILAIFVTLVLALPFMADALHAEMMRISSRIIGG from the coding sequence ATGACCGGCGCTGAAACACTGGATGTCGCGCGTGACGCGATCTGGACTATCGTTCTGGTCTCAGGACCGCTGCTGGGCGTCGGCCTGATCGTCGGCGTCGTCATTTCGCTGGTGCAGGCCTTGACGCAGATCCAGGAGCAGACGCTGGTGTTTGTGCCGAAGATTCTTGCGATCTTCGTGACGCTGGTGCTGGCGCTGCCGTTCATGGCCGATGCGCTGCACGCCGAAATGATGCGGATTTCATCGCGAATCATCGGCGGCTGA
- the fliR gene encoding flagellar biosynthetic protein FliR gives MHIDISLLPALGAAFMLVFARIGAMVMLLPGFGEVFIPVRVKLAIALLLTLIILPLHRSAYHVDMQSVAPLAVLMVHEIIIGVVLGATARVTLAALSVAGSVIAQQLGLGFVTSIDPTQGQQGALMGNFLTLLGIALLFATDTHYLVIAALNDSYKIFSPGELMPSGDVAALATRAFAAAFKIGLQLSAPFLVFGLVFNIGLGVLARLMPQMQVYFVGVPLSIFIGFVILAAVLASMMGTYMDYFIGVMHDLTPLN, from the coding sequence ATGCACATCGATATCTCGCTTCTGCCCGCCCTTGGCGCCGCTTTCATGCTGGTGTTTGCCCGCATCGGCGCGATGGTGATGTTGTTGCCGGGGTTTGGCGAGGTCTTCATTCCGGTGCGGGTCAAGCTCGCTATCGCGCTGCTTCTGACCCTCATCATCCTGCCGCTGCATCGTTCGGCCTATCACGTCGACATGCAGTCGGTCGCACCGCTGGCGGTGTTGATGGTGCATGAGATCATCATCGGCGTGGTGCTCGGCGCCACCGCGCGCGTCACGCTCGCGGCCTTGAGTGTGGCAGGCTCGGTCATCGCACAGCAACTCGGACTCGGATTCGTCACATCGATCGATCCGACCCAGGGCCAGCAAGGCGCGCTGATGGGCAACTTCCTGACCCTTCTTGGCATCGCGCTGCTGTTCGCGACCGATACGCACTATCTGGTCATCGCCGCGCTGAACGACAGCTACAAGATTTTCTCGCCGGGCGAACTGATGCCGAGCGGCGACGTGGCGGCGCTGGCGACGCGCGCCTTCGCCGCCGCTTTCAAGATCGGCCTGCAACTGTCGGCGCCGTTTCTGGTATTCGGGCTGGTCTTCAATATCGGGCTTGGCGTGCTGGCGCGGCTGATGCCGCAGATGCAGGTCTATTTCGTCGGCGTGCCGCTCTCGATATTCATAGGCTTCGTGATCCTAGCCGCCGTGCTGGCATCCATGATGGGAACCTACATGGATTACTTTATCGGCGTGATGCACGACCTGACGCCGCTGAACTGA
- the flhB gene encoding flagellar biosynthesis protein FlhB: MADESDDTEKTEDPTQKRLDDALERGDVAKSQEVNTWFVIAGATLVLATFGGSVGGGVEMPLRNLIANSWQIRTDGPGLLALAQQLEYILAAALGLPLLMLMLAAIAGNVVQHRFVWSGETLKPKLSKISVVSGAKRIFGKQAAANFAKGLFKVLALGAVMTAVLWPERSRLDALVRLDPNAILPTTTTLTLQLLGAVVAMLALVAIADYLFQYRQWFERQKMSLREMKEEFKQSEGDPHIKARIRQLRHARMKKRMMAAVPKASVIITNPTHYSVALSYERGMSAPVCVAKGMDNIALKIREIAREHDIPIVENVPLARALYATVKIDDEIPVEHYHAVAEIIGYVMGLKHGFSRRRA; this comes from the coding sequence ATGGCCGACGAGAGCGACGATACCGAGAAGACAGAAGATCCGACTCAAAAACGCCTCGACGATGCGCTCGAGCGTGGCGACGTCGCCAAGAGCCAGGAGGTCAACACCTGGTTCGTGATTGCCGGTGCGACGCTGGTGCTGGCGACGTTTGGAGGCTCGGTCGGCGGCGGCGTCGAGATGCCGCTGCGCAACCTGATCGCCAATTCCTGGCAGATCCGGACCGACGGCCCCGGCCTTTTGGCGCTGGCCCAGCAGCTCGAATACATCCTCGCCGCCGCGCTCGGCCTGCCGCTGCTGATGCTGATGCTGGCCGCCATTGCCGGCAACGTCGTCCAGCACCGCTTCGTCTGGTCGGGGGAAACGCTCAAGCCGAAGCTCAGCAAGATTTCAGTGGTGTCCGGCGCCAAGCGGATTTTCGGCAAGCAGGCCGCCGCAAACTTCGCCAAGGGACTTTTCAAGGTGCTGGCGCTCGGCGCGGTCATGACAGCGGTGCTCTGGCCGGAGCGATCGCGGCTCGATGCCTTGGTACGGCTCGACCCGAACGCCATCCTCCCCACCACCACGACCCTGACGTTGCAATTGCTCGGTGCGGTTGTTGCGATGCTCGCGCTGGTCGCGATCGCAGACTACCTGTTCCAGTACCGGCAGTGGTTCGAGCGGCAGAAGATGTCGCTGCGGGAGATGAAGGAGGAGTTCAAGCAGTCGGAAGGCGATCCGCACATCAAGGCCCGGATCAGGCAATTGCGCCATGCCCGCATGAAGAAGCGCATGATGGCCGCGGTGCCCAAGGCTTCGGTCATCATCACCAATCCGACGCACTATTCGGTCGCCTTGTCCTACGAGCGCGGTATGTCGGCGCCGGTCTGCGTCGCCAAGGGCATGGACAACATCGCGCTCAAGATCAGGGAGATCGCCCGCGAGCACGACATTCCGATTGTCGAAAACGTACCGCTGGCCCGCGCGCTGTATGCCACCGTCAAGATCGACGACGAGATTCCGGTCGAGCACTATCACGCGGTCGCCGAAATCATCGGCTACGTCATGGGCCTGAAGCACGGCTTTTCGAGACGCCGTGCCTGA